One segment of Thermosynechococcus sp. HN-54 DNA contains the following:
- the fbp gene encoding class 1 fructose-bisphosphatase encodes MTDFAAHEQALDRDCLTLSRHVLQQLQSFDADAQDLSALMNRIALAGKLIARRLSRAGLMEGVLGFTGAVNIQGEDVKKMDVYANEVFIAAFKQSGLVCRLASEEMEKPYYIPENCPIGRYTLLYDPLDGSSNVDINLNVGSIFAIRQQEGTDLDGTAADLLQDGHKQIAAGYILYGPSTMLVYSMGRGTHVFVLDPSLGEFILAIENLQIPASGPIYSVNEGNFWAWEESIRNYVRHVHRQPGYSARYSGALVGDIHRILMQGGVFLYPGTQKNPAGKLRLLYEAAPIAFLVEQAGGKASTGTQPLLDVVPDHLHMRTPLIIGSPENVALVESFIQQTPANPTVTQV; translated from the coding sequence ATGACTGATTTTGCAGCCCACGAACAAGCCCTCGACCGCGATTGTTTGACCTTATCTCGCCACGTTCTTCAACAACTCCAAAGCTTTGATGCCGATGCCCAAGACCTGAGTGCCCTGATGAATCGCATTGCCCTTGCCGGCAAGCTTATTGCCCGCCGTTTGAGTCGAGCGGGCCTCATGGAGGGGGTACTGGGCTTTACGGGGGCAGTGAACATCCAAGGTGAAGATGTCAAAAAAATGGATGTCTATGCCAATGAAGTCTTTATTGCGGCCTTTAAGCAGAGTGGTCTAGTGTGTCGCCTTGCCTCCGAGGAAATGGAGAAGCCCTATTACATTCCTGAAAATTGCCCCATTGGCCGCTACACGCTGCTTTACGATCCCCTCGATGGTTCCTCCAATGTGGACATTAACCTGAATGTGGGATCGATCTTTGCGATTCGTCAGCAGGAGGGCACCGATCTCGATGGGACGGCTGCCGATCTCCTACAAGATGGCCACAAGCAAATTGCCGCAGGCTATATTCTCTATGGTCCTAGCACCATGCTGGTCTATTCCATGGGCAGGGGCACCCATGTTTTTGTCCTTGACCCTAGCCTTGGCGAGTTTATTCTGGCGATCGAGAACCTGCAAATTCCCGCCAGTGGCCCCATCTACAGTGTCAACGAAGGCAACTTCTGGGCATGGGAAGAATCCATTCGTAACTATGTCCGCCATGTCCATCGCCAGCCCGGCTACAGTGCCCGCTACAGTGGTGCCCTCGTCGGCGATATTCACCGCATCCTCATGCAGGGGGGCGTCTTTCTCTACCCCGGCACCCAGAAAAATCCTGCGGGTAAGTTGCGTCTACTCTACGAAGCGGCACCGATCGCCTTCCTCGTGGAACAGGCCGGCGGCAAAGCCAGTACCGGCACCCAACCCCTCCTCGATGTCGTGCCCGATCATCTGCACATGCGCACACCGCTGATTATTGGCAGTCCTGAGAATGTTGCCCTCGTTGAATCCTTTATCCAGCAAACCCCTGCCAACCCAACCGTGACACAGGTGTAA
- a CDS encoding isochorismatase → MVAATDLPIPNFFDADKVDQVWRVPYQERAAQARQWAQQYQIPPASEDRQRTILLLIDVQNTFCLPDFELFVHGAVADNQRLCRFIYTHLAQISEIIVTLDTHTASQIFHPLFWVNPAGEHPLPLTTITLQEVESGYWQPNPHLLPSLPLADLESLQAYARYYVAQLAAKGKFPLTIWPYHSMLGGIGHALVSAVEEACFFHTVARQQQTRIELKGSHPLTENYSVLRPEVSHDPQGRPLMPLNTALIEHLLAGDRLIIAGQAKSHCVAWTVADLLSEIQQRDPQLAQRVYLLEDCMSPVVVPGVVDFSETADATFAGFAAAGMHRITTTTTTPLNL, encoded by the coding sequence ATGGTTGCAGCAACAGACCTGCCCATTCCCAACTTCTTTGATGCCGACAAGGTTGACCAAGTGTGGCGTGTCCCCTACCAAGAACGGGCAGCGCAGGCTCGCCAATGGGCACAGCAGTACCAGATTCCCCCTGCCAGTGAAGATCGGCAGCGCACGATTCTCTTACTCATTGATGTCCAAAACACGTTTTGCCTGCCAGATTTTGAGCTATTTGTCCACGGTGCCGTTGCGGATAATCAACGCCTGTGCCGCTTTATCTACACCCACCTTGCCCAGATTAGCGAGATCATTGTTACTCTTGATACCCACACCGCCAGTCAGATTTTCCATCCTCTGTTTTGGGTCAACCCCGCTGGTGAGCATCCCCTACCTTTAACGACCATCACCCTTCAAGAGGTGGAGAGCGGATATTGGCAGCCCAATCCTCACCTGCTGCCTTCACTGCCCCTAGCGGATTTGGAAAGTCTTCAGGCCTATGCCCGGTACTACGTGGCTCAGCTAGCTGCTAAGGGTAAGTTTCCCTTGACGATTTGGCCCTACCACTCCATGCTGGGGGGCATTGGTCATGCCTTGGTGTCTGCTGTGGAGGAGGCCTGTTTTTTTCATACTGTGGCGCGACAGCAGCAAACTCGCATTGAACTTAAGGGCAGCCATCCCCTGACGGAAAATTACTCGGTGCTGCGCCCAGAGGTGAGCCATGACCCCCAAGGGCGTCCCTTGATGCCGTTGAATACGGCTTTGATTGAGCATCTGCTGGCGGGCGATCGCCTGATCATTGCCGGTCAAGCCAAAAGTCACTGTGTCGCTTGGACGGTGGCCGACTTGCTCAGTGAAATTCAACAGCGCGATCCCCAACTGGCTCAGCGGGTCTATCTCCTTGAGGATTGTATGTCCCCTGTGGTGGTGCCGGGGGTGGTGGACTTTAGTGAAACCGCCGATGCAACCTTTGCCGGGTTTGCTGCTGCGGGCATGCACCGCATCACGACAACCACAACTACGCCTCTGAATCTTTAG
- a CDS encoding branched-chain amino acid ABC transporter permease, with the protein MAGWLGTYDFLLVAMTLGAMLALSLYLPLMSGQLSLASPAFYAMGGYIAALVSTRLFPNLNPYPVPLVLGEMALAAVVCGLVGWGLGVPVLRLRGIYFAIATIAFSEVLRVLALNLEITGGAIGIFGIPQPFSTPLGYLWLTLPLLIMVAIAIGRLEQTRAGKAMQAIRADELVAQTLGMDTTRYKVFGFALGAILAGVAGVLAAHLLNTWNPRQGTFDTGVLALTAVLVGGNRTFMGAIAGGMLFTALPEFLRGLADQPYLPAAVATFFRDGRLMLYGLLIILGTRFFPKGLCQPPNWRSLWCTLFGNKTRKM; encoded by the coding sequence ATGGCGGGTTGGCTCGGCACGTACGACTTCCTACTGGTTGCAATGACCCTAGGGGCGATGCTGGCCTTGTCACTGTATTTACCCCTGATGAGTGGCCAACTCTCCCTTGCGAGTCCAGCCTTTTATGCCATGGGTGGCTATATTGCTGCCTTGGTCTCAACCCGTCTTTTTCCTAACCTGAATCCCTATCCTGTGCCGCTGGTCCTAGGGGAAATGGCTTTGGCTGCTGTGGTCTGTGGCTTGGTGGGATGGGGCTTGGGGGTGCCGGTATTGCGGTTGCGGGGCATCTATTTTGCCATTGCCACGATCGCTTTCTCTGAGGTGCTGCGGGTATTGGCACTGAACCTAGAGATCACTGGGGGGGCGATCGGCATCTTTGGCATTCCCCAACCCTTTAGTACACCCTTGGGCTACTTGTGGCTGACGCTGCCCCTGCTGATCATGGTGGCGATCGCCATCGGTCGCTTGGAACAAACCCGTGCGGGCAAGGCAATGCAGGCCATTCGTGCTGATGAATTGGTGGCACAGACCCTCGGCATGGATACCACTCGCTATAAGGTTTTCGGCTTTGCCTTGGGGGCGATTCTGGCGGGAGTGGCGGGAGTTTTGGCTGCGCATCTTTTGAATACTTGGAATCCGCGGCAGGGCACGTTTGATACGGGGGTGCTGGCGCTGACGGCGGTATTGGTGGGGGGCAATCGCACGTTTATGGGGGCGATCGCTGGCGGTATGCTCTTTACGGCCTTACCAGAATTCCTACGGGGACTCGCCGATCAACCCTACTTACCCGCCGCAGTGGCCACTTTTTTCCGCGATGGGCGTCTGATGCTCTATGGATTGCTGATTATCCTCGGCACGCGGTTTTTTCCCAAGGGGTTATGCCAGCCTCCCAACTGGCGATCGCTCTGGTGCACCCTATTCGGCAATAAAACAAGGAAAATGTGA
- a CDS encoding DUF1156 domain-containing protein → MSHPRRLIESRLPLQPISEASAREKSIRHGHISTLHIWWARRPLAASRAAVFATLVPNTDENAKLVEAIVPWEAVKDGNTPAIEKARQQILEAFGGTPPRVLDLFAGGGAIPLEALRLGCETYAVDLNPVAYLLLKGTLEYPQRYGQPNSRAIPEYIRARDAQNRTQQSLLLSGETGEWQQAYAQNPLATEVRYWGEWVLERARSELADFYPVDGDGKTPLAYLWARTVTCTNPTCRAEVPLVRQWWLAKKEKKRLALKPCVDTATKTITFDVVEVPAGATWPEEGTVQRGNATCPVCGTTIPAKDIQTKARKKQWGQRIMATVLSDQRGDGKVYRSANQDDFDSFEKAKTRLSEVAQLSSSFENLPLLPNEPIPYDPRAFTPCIYGFQTWGDLFNARQALALVTFAQWVRAAHTEMLQRGMEEEFAKAVTTYLSLILDRVIDKNASIVVWDNTRDNPTHVFSRQALPMVWDYAEINPLINNGWPNAAQWVWLSIQSLSFASILPVTVKRATATSLPFTDNFFDAIVTDPPYYDAVPYADLSDFFYVWLRRTVGHLYPEHFRTPLTPKGQEIVQNPVRHSGDNDKAKAFFETMMQQAFQEMHRILKPRGKATIVFAHKSTDAWETLISALIAAGFQVQASWPLHTEMQTRLRARNSAALASSTFLSCTKREGGQRGLFTSVRNQMQASIRPRLEQFWQAGIRGADFFMSAIGPGLEAYSAYDVVQRADGRAVTVGELLMEVRKIVLEFALEQVLGTTSVADVDSPTQFALLALWAYGNELPSDEARKLAQSTGVELSELGSLVQIKGEKTLLPSAKERSQKDKNFGFGEAVPIIDALHRSLLLLPEEGREGVAKYLDEVGYLQQPSFWVVTQALADILDDRLLHEFLAYRESLPQLIQPDQGQLSL, encoded by the coding sequence ATGTCGCACCCTCGTCGCCTCATTGAGTCCCGCTTGCCCCTACAACCCATCTCCGAGGCCTCCGCCCGCGAAAAGTCCATTCGCCACGGCCACATTTCTACGCTCCACATCTGGTGGGCACGGCGACCCTTGGCGGCCAGTCGAGCAGCGGTCTTTGCCACCTTGGTACCCAATACCGATGAAAATGCCAAGCTGGTGGAGGCGATTGTCCCTTGGGAGGCGGTTAAAGATGGCAACACCCCGGCCATTGAGAAGGCGCGGCAGCAAATTTTAGAAGCTTTTGGTGGTACACCCCCACGGGTATTGGATCTCTTTGCCGGGGGTGGGGCGATTCCCCTTGAGGCCTTGCGCTTGGGCTGTGAAACCTATGCCGTGGATTTGAATCCTGTAGCCTATTTGCTGCTGAAAGGGACACTGGAATACCCCCAACGCTATGGCCAGCCCAATAGCCGTGCGATTCCTGAATACATTCGCGCCCGTGATGCCCAAAACCGCACCCAACAATCTTTGCTGCTCAGTGGTGAGACGGGGGAATGGCAGCAGGCCTATGCCCAAAATCCCTTGGCCACGGAAGTGCGTTATTGGGGCGAGTGGGTATTGGAGCGAGCACGCTCAGAACTAGCGGACTTTTATCCAGTAGATGGCGATGGCAAGACGCCGCTAGCCTATCTCTGGGCACGGACAGTGACGTGTACGAACCCCACCTGTCGAGCCGAAGTCCCGCTTGTGCGCCAATGGTGGCTAGCGAAAAAAGAGAAAAAGCGCCTTGCCCTCAAACCCTGCGTGGATACAGCAACGAAAACCATCACCTTTGATGTGGTGGAAGTCCCTGCGGGAGCCACTTGGCCAGAGGAGGGCACTGTTCAGCGGGGGAATGCAACGTGTCCAGTTTGTGGGACAACGATTCCAGCCAAAGATATTCAAACTAAGGCGAGGAAAAAACAGTGGGGACAAAGAATCATGGCTACTGTCTTATCTGACCAGCGTGGGGATGGCAAAGTTTATCGGTCAGCCAATCAAGATGACTTCGATAGCTTTGAGAAAGCAAAAACTAGGCTTTCGGAGGTTGCTCAACTCAGTAGTTCCTTTGAGAATTTGCCACTCCTACCCAATGAGCCAATTCCCTATGACCCCAGAGCTTTTACACCCTGTATTTACGGATTCCAAACTTGGGGAGACCTCTTTAACGCGCGGCAAGCCTTGGCCTTGGTCACGTTTGCCCAGTGGGTTCGCGCTGCCCACACAGAAATGCTGCAACGGGGCATGGAGGAGGAGTTCGCAAAGGCAGTCACAACCTACTTGAGCCTAATTCTTGATCGTGTGATTGACAAAAATGCTTCCATTGTTGTTTGGGACAACACACGGGATAACCCAACTCACGTTTTCTCGCGTCAAGCTCTACCCATGGTTTGGGATTATGCGGAAATTAATCCCTTAATTAATAATGGTTGGCCTAACGCAGCTCAGTGGGTTTGGCTCTCTATTCAATCGCTTTCTTTTGCAAGTATCTTGCCTGTTACTGTAAAACGCGCAACTGCCACATCTCTTCCCTTTACTGACAACTTCTTTGATGCCATTGTCACCGATCCCCCCTACTACGATGCTGTGCCCTATGCTGACCTCTCGGACTTTTTCTATGTCTGGCTGCGGCGCACCGTCGGGCATCTCTATCCAGAGCACTTTCGCACCCCCCTCACCCCCAAAGGCCAAGAAATTGTCCAAAATCCCGTCCGCCACAGTGGTGACAACGACAAGGCCAAAGCTTTCTTTGAAACCATGATGCAGCAGGCCTTTCAGGAAATGCACCGCATCCTCAAACCACGGGGAAAAGCCACCATTGTCTTTGCCCACAAAAGCACCGATGCTTGGGAAACCCTGATTAGCGCCCTCATTGCCGCTGGCTTTCAGGTGCAAGCCTCATGGCCACTGCATACAGAAATGCAAACACGCCTACGGGCACGCAACTCAGCGGCACTGGCCTCTTCAACATTCCTCAGTTGCACCAAGCGGGAGGGTGGTCAGCGGGGCTTGTTCACCAGTGTGCGCAATCAGATGCAAGCGTCGATTCGGCCTCGCCTAGAGCAGTTTTGGCAAGCGGGGATTCGTGGCGCGGACTTTTTCATGTCGGCGATCGGCCCAGGGCTAGAGGCCTACAGTGCCTACGATGTGGTGCAACGTGCCGATGGTCGGGCAGTCACCGTGGGCGAACTCTTGATGGAGGTACGCAAAATTGTGCTGGAGTTTGCCCTTGAGCAGGTGCTGGGGACAACAAGTGTCGCTGATGTGGATAGCCCGACGCAATTTGCCCTCTTGGCACTGTGGGCCTATGGCAATGAGTTGCCCTCCGATGAAGCCCGCAAGCTGGCCCAAAGTACCGGGGTGGAGTTGAGTGAGCTGGGCAGTCTAGTGCAGATCAAGGGAGAAAAGACCCTCTTGCCCAGTGCCAAGGAACGCAGCCAAAAGGACAAGAACTTTGGGTTTGGTGAGGCGGTACCCATCATTGATGCCCTGCATCGGTCACTGTTGCTGCTGCCAGAGGAAGGCCGCGAGGGGGTTGCCAAGTACCTCGATGAGGTGGGGTATCTTCAGCAGCCGAGTTTTTGGGTGGTGACCCAAGCCCTTGCCGATATTCTCGATGACCGCTTGCTTCATGAATTCCTCGCCTATCGCGAAAGTCTGCCGCAACTGATTCAACCTGATCAAGGACAACTCAGCCTATGA
- a CDS encoding ATP-binding protein — protein sequence MTPPFTTVSLTLPSDLTQLEALLAWFNQYRPTTLPLEEWLKLELALAEGFTNAVRHAHRNRASNTPIRIDLSLADTVIELRIWDQGDPFDLMAKLKTLPSQIALDAEGGRGLRLLATIMDELDYQRIDTGGNCLILRKTVKSKPQ from the coding sequence ATGACGCCTCCCTTCACGACGGTTTCCCTAACCTTGCCCAGTGACCTGACACAGCTTGAGGCTCTATTGGCATGGTTCAATCAGTACCGTCCGACGACGCTGCCCCTTGAGGAGTGGTTGAAACTAGAGCTAGCTCTCGCAGAGGGATTCACCAATGCCGTTCGCCATGCCCATCGCAATCGCGCCAGCAACACCCCCATTCGCATTGATCTCTCCCTTGCAGACACTGTGATTGAATTGCGCATCTGGGATCAAGGGGATCCCTTTGATTTGATGGCAAAGCTAAAAACGCTGCCCTCCCAAATTGCTCTTGATGCTGAAGGGGGACGCGGCCTGCGCCTCTTGGCAACCATTATGGATGAATTGGACTATCAACGCATTGACACGGGCGGCAACTGTTTGATTCTGCGCAAAACTGTGAAGTCCAAACCCCAATAG
- a CDS encoding FAD-binding domain-containing protein → MTHSPEDLLRAAAVERIQGMRDAYVPYLRQVFADVVGDDDVVSETRGGQRAAQERLEKIQPLRYGKTRNFLAGAVTGLSAYLRHGVISLATVRDRVWQAVAHPHQAEALLQQLAWRDYWQRLYARWGDRLWQDIEPYKTGWQATDYQPELPPALLAGETGLACMDAFSCDLQQTGYLHNHARLWLAAYVVHWCRVRWQAGAAWFLQHLLDGDPASNNLSWQWVASTFSHKPYFFNRQNLERYSDSKYCRHCSMSDRCPFDAPYEELEARLFPHK, encoded by the coding sequence ATGACTCACTCTCCTGAAGACTTGCTTCGTGCGGCGGCTGTGGAGCGAATTCAAGGCATGCGTGACGCCTATGTGCCCTACCTACGTCAAGTGTTTGCAGATGTGGTGGGAGACGACGATGTTGTCAGTGAAACCCGTGGGGGTCAAAGAGCGGCTCAAGAGCGTTTGGAAAAAATCCAGCCCCTACGCTATGGCAAGACTCGCAATTTCTTGGCGGGGGCAGTGACGGGGCTTTCGGCCTATTTGCGCCATGGGGTGATTAGTTTGGCAACGGTGCGCGATCGCGTGTGGCAAGCGGTAGCTCACCCCCATCAAGCGGAGGCTCTCCTCCAACAACTGGCGTGGCGAGACTATTGGCAGCGCCTCTATGCCCGTTGGGGCGATCGCCTGTGGCAGGACATTGAACCCTACAAAACGGGTTGGCAAGCAACAGATTATCAACCGGAATTGCCCCCTGCCCTCCTCGCTGGGGAAACGGGTCTAGCCTGTATGGATGCCTTTAGTTGCGACCTGCAACAAACGGGGTACTTGCACAATCATGCCCGACTCTGGCTGGCAGCTTATGTGGTGCATTGGTGTCGCGTGCGCTGGCAGGCGGGAGCCGCTTGGTTTTTGCAGCACTTGCTCGATGGCGATCCAGCAAGTAATAACCTTTCGTGGCAGTGGGTCGCCAGCACGTTTAGCCACAAACCTTACTTTTTTAACCGTCAGAACCTCGAACGTTATAGCGATAGCAAATACTGTCGCCACTGTTCGATGAGCGATCGCTGTCCCTTTGATGCCCCCTATGAAGAACTGGAAGCCCGCCTTTTTCCCCACAAATAG
- a CDS encoding circadian clock KaiB family protein — translation MVNLKPVLYKGLALFTPGEDVVFCRDPSKQGQWHRSLCQALQQLLDLEEPPLFLSPCYTAAVDYWFDEEQQCLRVAAEVYPLAWPHRPLLNALFAPPDQPVLPWQLVQDPQHPCDLQALEAYRSSFPQLWEHHQLVYDLQEATPLSTFAPRPSEPDRYVFRLYVRGETHAAEVALKNLHDLLSRSLKVPYTLKVVDVTKQPELAEEDQVQATPTLVRVYPQPVRRIVGHLDNRDRLQRLLTP, via the coding sequence ATGGTTAACCTCAAGCCTGTCTTATACAAGGGGTTGGCGCTCTTTACACCGGGGGAGGATGTGGTCTTTTGCCGTGACCCCTCCAAGCAGGGACAGTGGCACCGATCGCTCTGTCAAGCCTTGCAACAACTCTTGGATTTGGAGGAGCCACCCCTATTTCTCTCTCCCTGCTACACAGCGGCGGTAGATTATTGGTTTGATGAGGAGCAGCAATGCCTACGGGTGGCGGCGGAGGTCTATCCTTTGGCGTGGCCGCATCGTCCCCTCTTGAATGCTCTGTTTGCCCCGCCTGACCAACCAGTGTTGCCTTGGCAGCTGGTACAGGATCCGCAGCATCCTTGCGATCTGCAAGCCCTAGAGGCCTACCGCAGCAGCTTTCCTCAACTGTGGGAGCATCACCAGCTCGTCTATGATTTGCAGGAGGCGACACCCCTCAGCACTTTTGCACCGCGTCCTTCGGAACCCGATCGCTATGTCTTTCGCCTCTATGTGCGCGGGGAAACCCATGCGGCTGAGGTCGCCCTGAAAAACCTCCATGATTTGCTGAGTCGCTCCCTGAAGGTGCCCTATACCCTCAAGGTGGTGGATGTGACGAAGCAGCCGGAACTGGCAGAGGAGGATCAAGTCCAAGCCACACCAACCTTAGTGCGGGTTTATCCGCAACCCGTGCGCCGCATTGTCGGACACTTAGATAATCGCGATCGCCTGCAACGTTTGCTCACTCCCTAG
- a CDS encoding type IV pilus twitching motility protein PilT, translated as MTNPQSPPPPPPRVPNSPPMAPPRPPMGAGAPPMPPQPGMAPPRPTAPPPQGMPPQPGMPPRPMPPQPGMPPRPMPPQPGMPQQGVPTQPMPTPAARISGPTMEQLVREAFEHGYSDIHVGVGEAPRFRDRGKLEITNYPVTDEETFNYWLNELLTPQQIEQFRTHLEYDGAYQYEGLCRVRINIFVALKGPAMVLRLIPVKILTLEQLNLPPVFKDLCHYHKGLILVTGPTGSGKSTTLAAMVDYINTEMQKHIISIEDPIEFVHQSRRSLIRQREVGIHTLKFDNALKASLREDPDIILIGEMRDRETVNTALKAAQTGHLVFGTLHTNSAVKTIERILNLYNPDEQGPMRMQVAESLVAVIAQALVRTTDGKRAAIHEIMINTDAIKDYILRGEVEEIEAIIPQCTYDGMCTMNQCLYELYEAGRIDEETAIEHSPKPNEMAQILRGRV; from the coding sequence ATGACCAATCCCCAAAGTCCTCCTCCTCCACCGCCGCGTGTGCCCAATTCACCGCCAATGGCTCCCCCCCGTCCGCCAATGGGGGCGGGTGCTCCGCCGATGCCCCCCCAACCGGGAATGGCGCCGCCCCGGCCTACTGCCCCCCCACCCCAAGGGATGCCTCCCCAACCGGGCATGCCGCCCCGACCCATGCCACCGCAACCGGGGATGCCCCCACGACCGATGCCACCGCAGCCGGGAATGCCCCAACAGGGGGTACCGACCCAACCGATGCCGACACCGGCCGCGCGTATTTCTGGCCCCACGATGGAACAACTGGTGCGCGAGGCTTTTGAGCACGGCTATTCCGATATTCACGTGGGGGTTGGCGAAGCGCCGCGCTTTCGCGATCGCGGGAAATTAGAAATCACCAACTACCCCGTGACTGATGAAGAAACCTTTAACTACTGGCTCAACGAACTGCTGACACCGCAACAAATTGAGCAGTTTCGCACCCATTTGGAATACGATGGCGCCTACCAGTACGAGGGGCTATGCCGTGTGCGGATTAACATCTTTGTCGCCCTCAAAGGCCCCGCCATGGTGCTGCGCTTGATCCCTGTGAAGATTCTCACGCTGGAGCAGTTGAACTTACCGCCGGTCTTCAAGGATCTCTGCCACTATCACAAGGGCTTGATTCTGGTGACAGGACCCACAGGTTCTGGGAAGTCCACTACCCTTGCGGCAATGGTGGACTACATCAACACGGAAATGCAAAAGCACATTATCTCGATTGAAGACCCGATTGAGTTTGTGCACCAAAGCCGCCGTTCTTTGATTCGCCAGCGGGAGGTGGGCATCCACACGCTGAAATTTGACAATGCCCTCAAGGCTTCACTGCGGGAAGACCCCGACATTATTCTGATTGGGGAGATGCGCGATCGCGAGACAGTGAATACAGCCCTAAAAGCAGCGCAAACGGGTCACTTGGTCTTTGGTACGTTGCACACCAACAGTGCCGTGAAAACGATTGAGCGGATCCTCAACCTCTACAACCCCGATGAACAGGGGCCAATGCGGATGCAGGTGGCAGAATCGCTGGTGGCGGTCATTGCCCAAGCCCTTGTGCGCACGACGGATGGCAAGCGGGCGGCGATTCACGAGATCATGATCAACACCGATGCCATCAAGGACTACATTTTGCGGGGTGAAGTGGAGGAAATCGAGGCGATTATTCCGCAGTGTACCTACGACGGCATGTGCACGATGAACCAGTGCCTCTATGAACTCTATGAGGCGGGGCGGATTGACGAAGAAACCGCTATCGAACACTCTCCCAAACCTAACGAAATGGCGCAAATTCTGCGGGGTCGTGTCTAG
- a CDS encoding AEC family transporter: MADALSAASPLVIWTSLGFICGRWLPAVIPQWLGRGLYWVGVPIQIFALVRQTNFAGLIWLAPVLAFVALTVGYTLAQGLYHWQKRYFQPQWLQYTPPFLTSTVPEGESRRFQGSYLIASILGNTGFVGLGVSIPLLSATALPWAAFYAITQNALGTYGLGSFLGQYYGKGNDQPWWRALMVIPTVPTLWASMAGFATHDLGFPAVIDRLCETDIHLVIPFAFVLTGIRLSRLPGWQSFRMAVVPMLVKTLLLPLAMIGITYGLGLRGDDLLAIAIMAGTPTAFAALILAEEYELNTDLPPAVIALSTLSFVGVLPLWVFLCRQVLT; this comes from the coding sequence ATGGCGGATGCACTCAGCGCAGCTAGCCCCTTAGTCATTTGGACAAGTCTGGGGTTCATCTGTGGCCGTTGGTTGCCGGCAGTGATTCCCCAATGGTTGGGACGTGGTCTCTATTGGGTCGGGGTGCCCATTCAAATTTTTGCCTTAGTGCGGCAGACCAACTTCGCGGGGTTAATTTGGTTGGCACCGGTGCTGGCCTTTGTGGCGCTGACTGTCGGCTATACCCTTGCCCAAGGCCTCTACCATTGGCAGAAACGTTACTTTCAACCGCAGTGGCTGCAATATACCCCTCCCTTTCTGACGAGTACAGTTCCAGAGGGAGAAAGTCGCCGCTTTCAGGGGAGTTATTTGATTGCCAGCATTCTCGGCAACACCGGTTTTGTCGGCTTGGGGGTCTCAATTCCGCTTCTGAGTGCCACGGCATTGCCTTGGGCGGCATTCTATGCTATCACCCAAAATGCCCTCGGTACCTATGGCCTTGGCTCCTTTCTTGGTCAGTACTACGGCAAAGGCAATGATCAACCTTGGTGGCGCGCCTTAATGGTGATTCCAACGGTGCCGACCCTTTGGGCGTCAATGGCGGGCTTTGCCACCCATGATCTTGGGTTTCCTGCGGTGATTGACCGTTTGTGTGAGACGGATATTCACTTGGTGATTCCCTTTGCCTTTGTCCTTACGGGTATTCGCCTGAGTCGGTTGCCGGGCTGGCAGAGCTTTCGCATGGCCGTGGTGCCCATGTTGGTAAAAACCCTGCTGCTGCCCCTAGCAATGATTGGAATTACCTATGGCTTGGGGCTACGGGGTGATGACTTGCTGGCGATCGCCATTATGGCCGGTACACCTACTGCCTTTGCCGCCTTGATTTTGGCGGAGGAATATGAACTGAACACCGATTTGCCCCCTGCCGTGATTGCCCTGAGTACGCTGAGTTTTGTGGGGGTGTTGCCCCTGTGGGTTTTCCTGTGCCGTCAAGTCTTAACATAA